The proteins below come from a single Candidatus Dependentiae bacterium genomic window:
- the plsY gene encoding glycerol-3-phosphate 1-O-acyltransferase PlsY, with the protein MKALLYLIIAYLVGSIPTGYLIARWCGVQDIRKHGSGNIGATNVARMLGHNYFFIVLFIDALKAFLCITCGYSIVTEESYVHFLSTFLLLGNGHSLFLHFTGGKGVGTAVGMLTAFSFSLLLSFIGIWLAIFLLTHIAGLASIVALVLLPCIGYYSAYNTFIIQLFIALWCLYRHRDNIKKLVKK; encoded by the coding sequence ATGAAAGCATTATTATATCTTATTATTGCTTATTTGGTTGGTTCAATTCCAACAGGCTATTTAATTGCAAGGTGGTGTGGTGTACAAGACATCAGAAAGCATGGCTCTGGCAATATTGGTGCAACGAATGTTGCTCGTATGTTGGGACATAACTATTTTTTCATAGTGTTATTTATTGATGCGCTTAAAGCTTTTCTGTGCATTACTTGTGGCTATTCAATCGTGACAGAAGAATCTTATGTTCATTTTTTATCCACTTTTTTATTGCTTGGTAACGGACATTCGCTTTTTCTACACTTTACTGGTGGTAAAGGTGTTGGTACAGCAGTAGGTATGCTTACAGCATTTTCGTTTTCTCTGTTACTCAGTTTTATTGGTATTTGGCTTGCGATTTTTTTGTTGACTCATATTGCCGGATTAGCCTCAATTGTTGCTTTAGTACTGTTGCCATGCATTGGATATTATAGTGCATACAATACTTTTATAATACAGTTGTTTATTGCGTTATGGTGCTTGTATCGACATCGTGATAACATCAAGAAATTAGTTAAAAAATAG
- the pgsA gene encoding CDP-diacylglycerol--glycerol-3-phosphate 3-phosphatidyltransferase, with product MSTNFITTATWLTLVRLIISPIVLPILLVYGLPVNNIWLNGSLTSLFVLFGLTDFLDGYIARKYNQKSILGKVLDPVADKFLFYSTLIGLLVADRILFYWVIILIGREFFVMALRHVALEHGFNISVSWLGKIKTTIQIIAISFIIFNPCHGVNTSCALLWNNLEFGLLFFTIFLSVFSAYRYYKIFMQMWSEYSEKKVKLESIAYAQLHVDKNNL from the coding sequence ATGTCAACCAATTTTATAACAACAGCCACATGGCTTACCCTTGTGCGTTTAATAATTTCTCCTATTGTTTTACCAATTTTGTTGGTATATGGTCTTCCCGTTAATAACATATGGTTAAATGGTTCGCTGACTAGTCTTTTTGTTCTATTTGGCTTGACTGATTTTTTGGACGGTTATATTGCAAGAAAATACAATCAAAAAAGTATTCTAGGAAAAGTGCTTGATCCTGTAGCAGATAAATTTTTGTTTTATAGTACGTTGATAGGGTTGCTCGTAGCTGACAGAATTTTATTTTATTGGGTTATTATTTTGATTGGTAGAGAGTTTTTTGTTATGGCTTTGCGGCATGTAGCACTTGAGCATGGTTTTAATATTTCTGTCTCTTGGTTAGGCAAAATAAAAACAACTATTCAAATAATTGCTATAAGTTTTATTATTTTTAATCCATGTCATGGTGTTAACACATCTTGTGCACTGTTGTGGAATAATTTGGAGTTTGGGTTGTTGTTTTTTACAATATTCTTGTCTGTCTTTTCAGCGTACCGGTATTATAAAATTTTTATGCAAATGTGGTCTGAGTACTCTGAAAAAAAGGTAAAACTGGAATCTATTGCGTATGCTCAATTGCATGTGGATAAAAATAACCTATGA
- the secD gene encoding protein translocase subunit SecD, whose protein sequence is MNIRALLFSWLSFWVVVGAIGLYFLYPLRNTLRFGIDLVGGTYITLEVQTDKAVESVLLEKLQAISNKLESADKMPVDKKVVVESHSQTKKINKHEIVLIFASIADAQAAALLLREEKNALEQKIDGTILKIILPDREVQKISEDAVGRNIEVLRTRLDKMSVAEITIARQGDRQIVVELPDVSDPQQAKAMIGKAAMLEFKPVEKIGASPDDIRFEFDGEIPGDMQILPFREEDGKVKEYYLVPKYADVTGKYLTDARPRFDEQTAQLVVDFLLTPEGGNKFYDLTSKYYQRRIAIVLDDVVISAPSVSARIRNNGYITGGFSSAQAKELALLLKSGAFVAPVTLEEERQIGPVLGEESIKQGFLSCLVGLVLLFIFSLIYYKLSGIFAFIALVFNLLLVLLGLAWLRATLTLPGIAGMILTIGMAVDASILIFERIKEELQEGTTIKKAVTTGFANVMSVIIDANITTFIVGIVLYKFGTGPIQGFAVTMMLGIIATLITGLFFLRSLFNAFLNGFKIEKLSI, encoded by the coding sequence ATGAATATTCGAGCATTACTATTTTCATGGCTATCGTTTTGGGTAGTTGTTGGTGCAATTGGCCTTTACTTTTTATATCCACTAAGAAATACTCTTCGATTTGGTATAGACTTGGTTGGCGGTACTTACATTACGCTCGAAGTTCAAACGGATAAAGCCGTTGAATCTGTTTTATTAGAGAAACTACAGGCTATTTCCAACAAGTTAGAATCAGCAGATAAGATGCCTGTAGATAAAAAAGTTGTTGTTGAGTCCCATTCGCAAACAAAGAAAATTAATAAACACGAGATTGTCTTAATCTTTGCATCTATAGCCGATGCACAGGCGGCGGCACTTTTACTTCGTGAAGAGAAAAATGCACTTGAACAAAAAATTGATGGTACAATTTTGAAAATAATTTTACCTGATCGGGAAGTTCAAAAAATTAGTGAGGATGCTGTTGGACGTAATATTGAAGTGCTAAGAACGCGCCTTGATAAAATGAGTGTTGCCGAAATTACTATTGCGCGTCAAGGTGATCGTCAAATTGTAGTTGAGTTGCCAGATGTTTCTGATCCACAGCAGGCAAAAGCAATGATCGGTAAAGCGGCGATGCTTGAATTTAAGCCAGTAGAAAAAATTGGTGCAAGTCCAGATGATATTCGTTTTGAATTTGATGGTGAAATTCCTGGCGATATGCAAATTTTGCCATTCAGGGAAGAAGATGGAAAAGTTAAGGAATATTATCTTGTTCCAAAATATGCAGATGTTACTGGAAAATACTTAACTGACGCTCGTCCAAGATTTGATGAACAGACGGCACAATTGGTTGTTGACTTCTTGCTTACTCCAGAGGGCGGTAATAAATTTTATGATCTTACAAGTAAGTATTATCAACGCCGTATTGCAATTGTGTTGGATGATGTAGTTATTTCTGCTCCAAGTGTTTCTGCTCGTATTAGAAATAATGGATATATTACTGGTGGTTTTAGTTCTGCTCAAGCAAAAGAGTTGGCATTGTTACTGAAGTCCGGGGCTTTTGTGGCGCCTGTTACACTTGAAGAAGAACGTCAAATTGGCCCAGTATTGGGCGAAGAATCAATTAAACAGGGATTCCTTTCTTGTTTGGTTGGTTTGGTGCTGCTATTTATTTTTAGTTTGATTTATTATAAGCTTTCTGGAATCTTTGCCTTTATTGCATTAGTCTTTAACTTGTTACTAGTGTTACTCGGTCTTGCATGGTTGCGAGCAACGCTTACGTTACCCGGTATTGCCGGTATGATTTTGACGATAGGTATGGCTGTTGATGCTTCTATTTTAATTTTCGAACGTATTAAAGAAGAATTACAAGAGGGGACAACTATTAAAAAGGCCGTTACAACGGGTTTTGCAAATGTGATGTCGGTTATCATTGATGCTAATATTACTACGTTCATTGTCGGCATTGTATTGTATAAATTTGGTACTGGTCCAATTCAAGGTTTTGCAGTAACAATGATGCTTGGCATTATTGCAACACTTATTACCGGGTTATTTTTCTTACGTTCGTTGTTCAATGCATTTTTAAATGGATTTAAAATAGAAAAGCTTAGTATCTGA
- a CDS encoding pyridoxamine 5'-phosphate oxidase family protein → MAKHVGIKLPDDLVTVLKAGKTVGVLATFSEKGLPHTTPIQSVYPKGLESILISIHKDHMGYHNMVWQKKVMMCFLDENNVAYSVLGRAGVVRAPSLVHPLMNVVRIDIIDIKSDRSVLTRVESGVRWSYTSHEAEELSSALFNELKELSVTL, encoded by the coding sequence ATGGCAAAACATGTTGGGATAAAACTTCCTGATGATTTAGTTACAGTATTGAAGGCAGGTAAAACCGTTGGTGTATTAGCAACTTTTTCTGAAAAAGGATTGCCGCATACTACACCGATACAGTCAGTTTATCCCAAGGGATTAGAAAGCATTTTAATTTCTATTCATAAAGACCATATGGGCTATCATAACATGGTATGGCAAAAAAAAGTTATGATGTGCTTTTTAGATGAGAATAATGTTGCGTACAGCGTTTTGGGACGTGCGGGTGTTGTTCGTGCGCCGTCTCTTGTCCATCCATTGATGAACGTTGTACGAATTGATATCATCGATATTAAAAGTGATCGTTCAGTGTTAACACGGGTTGAAAGTGGTGTGCGTTGGAGTTACACATCACATGAAGCGGAAGAGCTTTCAAGCGCATTGTTTAATGAATTGAAAGAGCTTTCCGTTACATTGTAA
- a CDS encoding DUF4381 family protein, which yields MNTQFDELGFYDIYDVWHMPWWQTRAWYVCCIIIAVLVLLVGIFFLIKYIRRKKVEQPIWQQALCELEALRSGNYVTVARGKEFYFIITEILKKYMAVRYQLNTIGKTDSQFIEYLQKAKFSPELITEIETIFMGGLTIKFANAKAAQERIDQDFAGSVALIKKTIRQEKST from the coding sequence ATGAATACACAATTTGATGAACTCGGCTTCTATGATATTTATGATGTGTGGCATATGCCGTGGTGGCAGACACGCGCGTGGTACGTCTGTTGTATTATTATTGCAGTATTAGTACTCTTAGTTGGCATTTTTTTTCTAATTAAATATATTCGAAGAAAAAAGGTTGAACAGCCAATCTGGCAGCAGGCGTTATGTGAACTTGAAGCTCTTAGAAGTGGTAACTATGTGACTGTTGCTCGTGGCAAAGAGTTTTATTTTATTATCACTGAAATTTTGAAAAAATATATGGCAGTACGATACCAACTAAATACCATAGGTAAAACGGATAGCCAATTTATAGAGTATTTACAAAAGGCAAAATTTTCGCCAGAATTAATTACAGAGATAGAGACAATTTTTATGGGTGGGTTGACTATAAAGTTTGCTAATGCTAAGGCTGCCCAGGAAAGAATAGACCAAGATTTTGCTGGCAGCGTTGCACTAATTAAAAAAACAATTCGGCAAGAAAAAAGTACTTAG
- a CDS encoding DUF58 domain-containing protein, with translation MILQDIQCKIKEIQIHTRRLISGTLIGDTRSAQKGSGLDFDQIREYQQGDDVRFIDWKSSARTNKLLVKQYTEERSRTIILAVDVSASSSFSSTDQLKSDIMSQVSSILALVAYYGSDRVALLLFSDVVELFIPPGKSKYHVHAIMQKLFFFKPRGKKTDIGIALDYIARLKKKDSVVFLVSDFVSPDFSKQLSVVAKKYEIVAVRCLDNNEYALPQVGLLTVQDPETNQCYTISCSDELNVFLRKRMVDQNNIFRKYGVDCIEVIPKKQFIGDLIRFFRKRMRY, from the coding sequence ATGATCTTGCAAGATATACAGTGCAAAATAAAAGAAATACAAATTCACACACGTCGTTTGATTAGTGGCACTTTAATTGGTGATACTCGTTCCGCACAAAAAGGATCGGGTTTAGATTTTGACCAAATTCGCGAATATCAGCAGGGGGATGATGTGCGTTTTATTGACTGGAAATCCTCCGCGCGTACGAATAAACTTTTAGTCAAACAATATACAGAAGAACGCAGTCGTACCATTATTTTAGCAGTTGATGTTTCTGCTTCAAGTTCATTTTCCTCTACTGATCAACTTAAATCTGATATCATGTCCCAAGTATCAAGTATTTTGGCACTTGTTGCATACTATGGAAGTGATCGAGTGGCGCTCTTACTTTTTTCTGATGTAGTTGAACTATTTATTCCGCCAGGCAAAAGTAAATATCATGTGCATGCAATTATGCAAAAATTATTTTTTTTCAAACCGCGTGGCAAAAAAACAGACATCGGTATTGCTTTGGATTATATTGCGCGCTTGAAAAAGAAGGATAGTGTTGTTTTTTTGGTTTCAGATTTTGTGTCTCCCGATTTTTCTAAACAGCTATCTGTTGTTGCAAAAAAATATGAGATAGTTGCTGTTCGTTGTCTTGATAATAATGAGTATGCATTGCCACAGGTAGGTCTATTAACAGTTCAAGATCCGGAAACAAATCAGTGTTATACAATTTCTTGTTCTGATGAACTTAATGTATTTTTACGTAAACGCATGGTAGATCAAAATAACATATTTAGAAAGTATGGTGTTGATTGTATTGAAGTCATACCAAAAAAGCAGTTTATTGGTGACTTAATTCGATTTTTCCGCAAGCGTATGAGGTACTAA
- the serS gene encoding serine--tRNA ligase produces MIDLVLLRNNPEEIIVALKKKEPAYDAQRLYELDGHVRTILLAVEQLRSKKNELVDRAKGGIIDAIRQESIVLGKELEKKERELERVKKDFFAHYLECPNLLDVEVPAGDKNHNKVIKVFGKQTKFTFPVKHHVDLVTAAGWIDFEAGVRVSGSQFVVYKGDAVRLLYALTMFMLKHNQKYGFELVLPPYLVNEESLTVSSNLPKFKDQIYELKDDGLFLTPTAEVNLASMYRDHIFDQHDLPIRMTSWTSCFRREAGGYGATERGLIRMHQFEKVELYTLCIPEASQKEQERMLACAEELLQRLGLHYRVSLLAAQDCSFPSAKTYDIEVWLPGQKEYYEVSSVSNCTDFQARRGMIRYKDSTNKKQLVHTLNGSSLALSRLMVALVETYQNADGSITIPDVLKKEALF; encoded by the coding sequence ATGATAGATTTGGTACTTTTGCGAAACAACCCTGAAGAAATTATTGTTGCACTTAAGAAAAAAGAACCAGCTTATGATGCACAACGTTTGTATGAACTTGATGGGCATGTACGAACAATATTGTTGGCGGTCGAGCAATTGCGAAGTAAAAAAAATGAGCTTGTAGATCGTGCCAAGGGTGGAATTATTGATGCTATTAGACAAGAATCTATCGTATTAGGCAAAGAGCTTGAAAAAAAAGAGAGAGAATTAGAACGTGTTAAAAAAGATTTTTTTGCTCACTATCTCGAATGCCCTAATCTTTTAGATGTTGAGGTACCTGCTGGAGACAAAAATCATAATAAAGTGATTAAAGTATTTGGTAAACAGACAAAATTTACATTTCCAGTTAAACATCATGTTGATCTTGTGACTGCTGCTGGTTGGATCGACTTTGAAGCAGGAGTTCGTGTTTCGGGCAGTCAGTTTGTTGTATATAAAGGCGATGCTGTTAGATTATTATATGCACTAACAATGTTTATGCTTAAACATAATCAAAAATACGGATTTGAGTTAGTTTTGCCACCATATCTTGTTAATGAAGAATCGTTGACGGTTTCTAGTAATTTACCAAAATTTAAAGACCAGATATACGAGCTAAAAGATGACGGTTTGTTTTTGACACCAACAGCCGAAGTTAATCTTGCAAGTATGTATCGTGACCATATTTTTGACCAGCACGATTTACCGATACGTATGACATCATGGACAAGTTGTTTTAGGCGTGAAGCTGGTGGGTATGGTGCTACTGAACGTGGTTTGATTCGTATGCATCAATTTGAAAAAGTTGAGTTGTATACGTTGTGTATACCAGAAGCATCACAAAAAGAGCAAGAGCGTATGCTTGCATGCGCAGAGGAATTGCTTCAGCGACTTGGTTTACATTATCGAGTAAGTTTGTTGGCAGCACAAGATTGCTCATTTCCCTCAGCAAAAACATATGACATTGAAGTGTGGTTGCCTGGTCAAAAAGAGTATTATGAAGTGTCTTCTGTGAGTAATTGTACTGATTTTCAAGCACGACGTGGTATGATTCGTTATAAAGATTCAACAAATAAAAAGCAGTTAGTACATACGCTTAATGGCTCTTCGTTAGCTCTTTCTCGATTGATGGTTGCCTTAGTTGAAACATATCAGAATGCAGATGGTTCAATTACTATTCCAGATGTGTTAAAAAAAGAAGCGTTATTTTAA
- a CDS encoding HU family DNA-binding protein, which produces MNKSELINSLSEETTFSKKDVSRVIDSLTRIIERTLKKGEKVSITGFGSFWLSCRPARKGINPATKERIDLPEVNVPRFKAGKNLREVVRSVKIR; this is translated from the coding sequence ATGAATAAGAGTGAATTAATTAACTCGCTCAGCGAAGAAACTACTTTTAGTAAAAAAGATGTTTCTCGTGTGATAGATTCTTTAACTCGCATTATTGAGCGTACGCTTAAAAAAGGCGAAAAAGTCTCAATAACTGGTTTTGGCAGTTTTTGGCTTTCTTGTCGTCCTGCTCGCAAGGGCATTAATCCTGCAACAAAAGAGCGTATTGATCTTCCTGAGGTAAATGTACCTCGCTTTAAAGCAGGTAAGAATTTAAGAGAAGTTGTACGGTCAGTTAAAATCCGTTAA
- a CDS encoding TatD family hydrolase, with protein sequence MLVDTHCHINTIIKKDFDVPLPKNYVQLAQQIIDEATQHKVTTIINVGTSLQESIDCVSLAQCFKNVWATVGLHPNDCTSNWINDFKKIKALVHDKQYNNIVGIGECGMDFHYPEYNVQRQKDVFKAHIELALENNLALVIHTREAPEETLGVLSEYASQISRGVIHCFSEKQDFANQVIDWGFILGIGGTLTYPKNNYLRDIAQNVSLKKIVLETDAPFLPIQAMRGKKNHPKYIAEIAQFLANLRNESLYVITKQTTYNALRLFNIS encoded by the coding sequence ATGTTAGTTGATACACATTGTCATATTAATACAATAATAAAGAAAGACTTTGATGTTCCATTACCCAAAAATTATGTACAACTTGCACAACAAATCATAGATGAAGCTACACAGCACAAAGTAACGACTATCATTAATGTTGGCACAAGCTTACAAGAAAGTATCGACTGTGTATCCCTAGCACAATGCTTTAAAAATGTATGGGCTACCGTCGGTTTACACCCAAATGATTGTACAAGTAATTGGATAAACGATTTTAAAAAAATAAAAGCACTTGTTCACGATAAACAATATAATAATATTGTTGGTATTGGTGAATGTGGTATGGACTTTCATTATCCTGAATACAATGTACAACGACAAAAAGATGTTTTTAAGGCACACATTGAATTGGCACTTGAAAACAATTTAGCGCTTGTTATACACACACGTGAAGCGCCAGAAGAAACATTAGGCGTTCTTTCAGAATATGCTAGCCAGATTTCTCGCGGTGTGATTCACTGCTTTTCTGAGAAACAAGATTTTGCTAATCAAGTTATTGATTGGGGTTTTATACTTGGTATCGGCGGCACTCTTACCTATCCAAAAAATAATTACTTACGAGATATTGCACAAAACGTTTCACTTAAAAAAATTGTACTAGAAACTGACGCGCCATTTTTGCCAATACAAGCTATGCGTGGTAAAAAAAATCATCCAAAATATATTGCTGAAATTGCACAATTTTTGGCCAATTTAAGAAATGAATCGTTATATGTTATTACTAAACAAACAACATATAATGCATTAAGGCTATTTAACATTTCATAA
- a CDS encoding metal-dependent hydrolase yields MPGYKGHLAGGAIAYGITAGLLLSLCHPSFFTTTEWLLFALAGSLFPDIDIKSKGQKLFYHVLLVIYIFLIWRKHFEIIAILAIVSIIPMLVKHRGLFHRLWFLVLAPLVIAFCISLYVPTYAKIIFFDTIFFITGAVSHLWLDVGFKRMFRW; encoded by the coding sequence ATGCCAGGTTATAAAGGACATTTAGCAGGTGGAGCAATTGCATATGGTATTACAGCGGGCTTATTACTTTCGCTGTGCCACCCATCATTTTTTACCACAACTGAATGGCTTCTTTTTGCGTTGGCCGGATCATTGTTTCCAGATATTGATATAAAAAGTAAAGGACAGAAGCTTTTTTATCATGTTTTACTTGTCATATATATTTTTTTGATCTGGCGTAAACATTTTGAAATTATAGCAATACTGGCAATTGTTTCCATTATTCCAATGCTTGTTAAGCATCGAGGCTTGTTTCATCGCTTATGGTTTCTTGTATTGGCACCATTGGTAATAGCGTTTTGTATAAGTCTATATGTGCCGACGTATGCCAAAATTATTTTTTTTGACACTATTTTTTTCATTACTGGTGCTGTTTCTCACCTGTGGCTTGATGTTGGTTTTAAACGTATGTTTCGTTGGTAA
- a CDS encoding SpoIID/LytB domain-containing protein, whose protein sequence is MIDLLKMFFFLLFVSSGMNAQKYCVRVLLNEQTLTGKPIEISCSKGFTLVVPNGKKLSKKKYLAKKVVVNIKKLGTQTAIYINKQRFTKNRIYLVPCSEYLHFDGGNYQGSFLLAKEKDTLLLINCIDVEDYLFSVLRTESWPGWPLEVNKVFAIACRSYALSMILSSRNSKRLYHVRNTNHHQTYSGFHDHDHLKDAVIQTHGVYLSYNKKPIVAMFDSCCGGVIPAGIENTNFDDAPYLARDYACTHCRRCKIYNWQAEFYLKDFEEILKNSLNDVYRLHGFTVKRRDKAGLVQEVMLKGKPKDMIISGEKMYSVFKEIKSFYFNVSKKGEKILFTGRGYGHHRGLCQWGAHEMVRHGWNHEKILEFYYPGTEFAKLT, encoded by the coding sequence TTGATTGACTTATTAAAAATGTTTTTTTTCTTGTTGTTTGTAAGTTCCGGTATGAATGCGCAAAAGTATTGCGTGCGTGTTTTGCTCAATGAGCAAACACTGACTGGTAAGCCAATCGAAATTTCTTGTTCAAAAGGATTTACACTTGTTGTTCCCAATGGAAAAAAGCTAAGTAAAAAGAAGTATCTTGCAAAAAAAGTAGTAGTGAATATAAAAAAACTGGGTACACAAACTGCTATATACATTAATAAACAAAGGTTTACGAAAAACCGTATTTATTTAGTGCCATGTTCGGAGTATTTACATTTTGATGGTGGAAATTACCAAGGCTCATTTTTATTAGCAAAAGAAAAAGATACATTATTACTTATCAATTGTATTGATGTTGAAGATTATCTTTTTAGTGTATTACGAACCGAAAGCTGGCCAGGTTGGCCGCTTGAAGTAAATAAAGTATTTGCAATTGCGTGCCGTAGTTATGCACTATCTATGATACTTAGCTCACGCAACAGCAAGCGCTTGTATCATGTAAGAAATACTAACCATCATCAAACGTATAGTGGTTTTCATGATCATGACCATCTAAAGGATGCGGTGATACAAACGCATGGGGTTTATTTAAGTTATAACAAAAAACCTATTGTTGCGATGTTTGATTCGTGTTGTGGTGGTGTGATACCAGCGGGAATAGAGAATACTAATTTTGATGATGCACCGTATCTTGCGCGGGATTATGCCTGCACGCATTGTCGACGTTGTAAGATATATAACTGGCAAGCAGAATTTTACTTAAAGGATTTTGAAGAAATACTTAAAAATTCGCTTAACGATGTGTATCGTTTACATGGTTTTACTGTTAAAAGAAGAGATAAAGCAGGATTGGTACAGGAGGTTATGTTGAAAGGAAAACCAAAAGATATGATAATCTCAGGAGAAAAAATGTACTCAGTTTTTAAAGAAATAAAAAGTTTTTATTTTAATGTGTCTAAAAAAGGTGAGAAAATTTTATTTACAGGCCGTGGGTATGGGCATCATCGTGGATTGTGCCAGTGGGGTGCGCATGAAATGGTCAGGCATGGCTGGAACCATGAAAAAATTTTAGAATTTTATTATCCGGGTACTGAGTTTGCAAAGTTAACATAA
- a CDS encoding ribonuclease HI family protein — translation MESLFLFAKTRKKNVTGPAKVKFKTNQQTDIQYWKMYIDGASRNNPGESGVGICIKKNDQLFAQYSFYLGLKTNNQAEYLALLLGLCVLNNHIEQDDLVQIISDSQLLVRQINRQYRVKHPLLQPLHSAAQKLLAPLNYSIGHVLREENIQADELANLAVDKKSHIPQEYIILLRECGVSLD, via the coding sequence ATGGAATCACTTTTTTTATTTGCTAAGACACGCAAAAAGAATGTAACCGGTCCTGCAAAAGTAAAATTTAAGACAAATCAACAAACAGATATACAGTATTGGAAAATGTATATTGATGGTGCATCTCGTAACAATCCTGGCGAGTCTGGTGTTGGCATTTGTATTAAGAAAAATGATCAATTATTTGCGCAGTATAGTTTTTATTTAGGGCTTAAAACTAATAATCAGGCGGAATATTTAGCGTTGTTGTTGGGGTTATGTGTTTTGAATAATCATATTGAACAGGATGATTTGGTACAAATTATTTCTGATTCGCAATTGCTCGTTAGACAAATTAATAGACAGTATAGGGTTAAACATCCGCTATTGCAGCCACTGCACAGTGCTGCACAAAAGTTGCTTGCACCACTTAATTATTCTATTGGCCATGTATTACGGGAAGAAAATATACAGGCTGATGAGCTAGCCAATTTGGCGGTAGACAAAAAGTCGCATATACCACAAGAGTATATAATATTATTACGGGAATGTGGGGTTTCTCTTGATTGA
- a CDS encoding type I glyceraldehyde-3-phosphate dehydrogenase: MLKIAINGFGRIGRNFLRSVLLDPKASKKIKVVAINVGTAQIEMISHMFKYDTLMGPFPGSVELKDHMLVVNDFAISIITELDPLSIPWVDHSIDWVVEATGRFTWRKEAQKHCDAGAKRVLITAPAYEEDVTIIPGVNDTDFDPKKHYIVALGSCTTNAFMPMVKVLHDVFTIKNGLMTTIHAYTNTQVLLDVNAKDLRRSRAAAVNLIPTTTGVAELIGKIIPELQGCIRAMAIRVPIPKVSLIEFSFITQKSISAATINEVFIAATQKEPLKNILDVTDYELVSSDFSGNEYSVTIDTNLTDVCGDMGKVFGWYDNEWAFSVRLKDFLLSTI, from the coding sequence ATGTTAAAAATTGCGATAAATGGTTTTGGAAGAATTGGTAGGAATTTTTTACGTTCTGTTTTACTCGATCCTAAAGCATCAAAAAAAATAAAAGTAGTTGCAATCAATGTTGGAACAGCGCAGATTGAAATGATTTCACACATGTTTAAATACGATACGTTAATGGGTCCATTTCCTGGTTCTGTGGAATTGAAAGATCATATGTTGGTTGTGAATGATTTTGCAATTTCTATTATTACTGAACTTGATCCTCTCAGTATACCATGGGTAGATCACTCAATTGATTGGGTTGTTGAGGCTACAGGAAGATTTACATGGCGCAAGGAAGCACAAAAACATTGTGATGCGGGTGCAAAGCGTGTTTTGATTACTGCGCCTGCATATGAAGAAGATGTGACCATTATTCCTGGTGTTAACGATACTGATTTTGATCCAAAAAAACACTATATTGTTGCACTTGGCAGTTGTACGACTAATGCATTTATGCCAATGGTAAAGGTGCTTCATGATGTATTTACGATCAAAAATGGCTTAATGACAACCATTCATGCCTATACCAACACGCAAGTGCTTCTTGATGTTAATGCAAAAGATTTGCGCCGTTCACGTGCAGCTGCAGTTAATTTAATTCCTACCACTACCGGTGTAGCAGAGTTAATTGGTAAGATTATTCCAGAGCTGCAAGGTTGTATTAGGGCTATGGCTATTCGTGTGCCAATTCCGAAAGTCTCATTAATAGAATTTAGTTTTATTACTCAAAAATCAATTTCGGCTGCAACAATTAACGAGGTGTTTATTGCGGCGACGCAAAAAGAGCCACTCAAAAATATTCTTGATGTGACAGACTATGAACTTGTTTCATCAGATTTTAGTGGTAACGAATATTCAGTTACCATCGATACTAATTTGACCGATGTGTGCGGCGATATGGGCAAAGTTTTTGGCTGGTATGACAATGAATGGGCGTTTAGCGTACGGTTGAAAGATTTTTTGCTCAGTACAATTTAG